gggtttttctctctctctcactgtatATATCCCGTCTGCTGAACAGTTGAGTTGGCTTTCCACACGTCCCAAACCTGTCCCTTCTTACCACCTCCACTGCGGCTGCCCTGCTCCAGGTTGCCGGCGTCACTGGCCAGGACCACCGTGGGGGCCTCCTCACCTGGTTCCCGCCTGCAGTCTGTGCTGGATGTAGTGAGAAGGTTGTTGGTGTGTCAGTTCTATGTCCAGCCCTTTCTGGTTCTCCAGGTCACTGCGAGTCAGCTTCAGCGTTCTCTGGTCACATGGGCCTTCCTGCTGTTCCTCACATACCAGGTTCCCATGTGCCTGCATCATCTGGGGAAGttataccaaaaaacaaaacaaaacaaaaaaacaccattGGTATTACATTGACCTTAtcctaagtttttatttttagacaatttGACATCTTTCTGATTAGAAACTTTTTATAACCAGAATTATGactttttatttatctcttcttttatgtcccttagagatttttttagttttttgttttgttttaaagtttcatATATGCAAATCCTATTGCTTGACAcactatattttattagttttttatttttattatattgctgTTTTGAGTGGgattcttttccattatttttcaacTGGTTAGTGCTGGTATGTAAGAAAATTATtgggtttatatatttattttataagtgttTCTCCTGGGAACTGTTAAAACTGAACTCTCTTTTCAGCTTTAATTACTCTTTGGTTGATGCCCATGTGTTCCGATTCCTCTTGGCTCTGTACTTCCTGTGGATTCTGCTTGGGGGTCTCTTTCTCTCAGACCACTACTGGGTTACCCCTGCCTGTCCTCAGGCTCTTGGCCCTTAGGCCATGGATCCCAGAGACCAAGATGGGGGCCTCTCCTTGGCCCTCCGCTGCCTCTGCACAGGACACAGGACCTCTATTCAGATGCTTACAGAGTTCTGAATCTAATTTCcagttctccctttctctctctgttttaaagattttattaatttatttttttagagagagagggaggaaggaagagggggagaacatcagtgtgtgagatacATCCATCCGTTACCTCTCGCAAACCCCCAAGGGCACCTGGcctgcatgtgctctgactgggaatcaaaccagtgacctttcagttctcaggctggtgctcaatccactgagccacaccaaccagggctccagTTCTCCTTTTCTTCACCAGGCTTTAGGACTTGGAATGGAGTTGGTGCTCAGTGGATATTTGTGAAAATAGAGTAAATGAATGACTAATGTATTTGTCTCCTCCTTTGTAGACCTTCCAGCTAACTTTTTTGGGAATGCTTTTGTATTTTGGAGAGTTCTTCAACTTATTTTCCAACtcctctgttgattttttttctagtcaGTGAGTGCATATTCTGTGATATTTTCACCTACGCTTATTTCATAGTGACTGGCACCAGTATTGTACTTTCCAAATAACTATCGTTTTGACAGCCATCTTTCACCGACCTAATGCATAACGACCACGTCCCTACTCACGTTGTAACCTATAACCTGCTGAGTCTGTTGGCTGTGATGCTCTTGCTgacttgatgactcttcccctcctctcagaTTCAGGCCTCTTCAGGGGAAACCAAGTACACTGGTGCCTTGGACTGTGCAAAGAAGCTGTACCAGGAGGCTGGGATCCGAGGCATCTACAAGGGGACTGTGCTCACCCTCATGCGAGGTAAACTTGGAGGTCCCCCACCTGAGGTCGCCTTGGAGAGGCTCACCTGCGGTGGATTTGCCACAGAGGGTCTGGCCTGGATCGCCACCTTAGCCTTCGCGCCGTACATGCCACCTCCCGGACAAGGCTGAGCCTGAGTGTCCTGGTTTTCAGTAGTCTCACCTCCGGCCAGTGCGGACACAAATGAAGACGGGGGCATCTTCCATCCTTCTCGTAGGCCAGCCCTCAGGGGTAGAAGTCATGACAGTGGTGGTTGGAGGGGAAAGGCACGTAGGTAAAAATTATGGCTGAGGGATGAGTGGGAAGAAAGAACAGACTTGGGAACAGTGGGGCTCTCCCGGGTTTCGAGAGGCATGTTCTGCCGGGGTggaggtaggagaggcagagatggccCAGCCGGGTCCTGAGATGGCAGCTTGGAGGAAGGCCAGATGCCAGCGGGTGGTTATAACTGCCTGGAGTGGGCATGTCGCTGGGGACTGGGCAAGGGGAATTTGAAGGTGAGATGATGTCACGTGTGTTTACCCTCACTCACACCGGTGCCCGCCCCGGAGCAGCATCTGGTCACCGCGCAGTGATTATCGCAAATAGGGTGTGCTGCCGAGGAACTTCCCGGGAAACCTTGAAGAATCCAGCGCCACGCTTGGCTCTGCTAAGTTCAGGATTCTGTATCATTTAATTCACATCTTTCTTGCCGCTAACAGATGTTCCAGCCAGTGGGATGTATTTCATGACATATGAATGGCTTAAAAACATCCTTACTCCAGAGGGAAAGAggtgaggagaaaagaagaacTTAGAAGCCACTTTGCTCAGCCATGGGTAGGTTGCGCTTTCCTGAGAGTGGGTCTGGAGGCAGAAGTAGGACTTGCTTCTGGCTTCGTGTCCTCTTTCCTCTCATGGTCGCTGAGGCCCAGCCAACACCTCTTGCCCTGTGCCTCACCCAAGGGAGCAAGCGTCTGAAACAAGTGCACGAAACCTCCTCCAAGGAGTGGCAGCTGCCATGTCACGggagccctggccccggcccctctCGCCCTAGCCGCTTTCTCCTCCCACTGTCTGCTGCAGGAGGGATGGTCAGAGCGCCACTCTCACAGCCTCTGTCTGACTGTGCTTGGTGTTCTGCAGTGTCAGTGAGCTCAGCGTGCCTCGGATCCTGGTGGCTGGGGGCATCGCGGGGATCTTCAACTGGGCTGTGGCCATCCCTCCAGACGTGCTGAAGTCCCGCTTCCAGACTGGTTAGTGCAGGGTAGTGGGGTGGATGGGGGTGCAGTGGGTCCTGGGACTGGCTGCCCTTGGGGTGCGGAGCTCATAAGTCCTGAGGGATACTCACTCTCTGGAGCGCCCCAGCACCTCTCTGTCCAGCATTGTCCCTTGTAGTCATTTGTGTTCTAGAAGCCTAGACTCATTTTCCTGTTGACCTGAAcacaaaataagtgaaataagcccaatCAACTCTCCTTCCCCACTATGAGCAGAAGGACTGTTTCACTGTTCATTCCTCTTCTCCACTCCCTCAGCACCAGTAATCCAGACATTTGTGTCTGTTTGTCCCAAGGTGAACTGTGTTGTCTGTGGCCTGGTCCCAGATGACCTGCAAGGTGTCCTCTCCCTGGTGCTGTGACCCTGCAGCAAGACTTGACTACAAGATTGTTCTCATGTGGGTCACCATGGTCAGGTCAGGAAGCTTCCTGAAGCCTTAACAGTTGGGTTCTGCCCGCAGCACCGCCTGGAAAATATCCTAATGGTTTCAGAGATGTGCTGAGGGAGCTGATCCAGAAAGAAGGAGTCACATCCTTGTACAAAGGGTTCAACGCAGTGATGATCCGAGCCTTCCCGGCCAATGCGGTGAGTGGCTGGCAGGAGCTGTGCTTTCTCTTTGGGGTTCAGAGCAAGGTGCAGGGGCTGACTTTTGCCTGCTCTTGGGGTTGGACTGGGGGCTCCGTTTTCTCAAAAAACCCACTCTCAGCCAGAGCCTTCTAATTTGCTCCCTTTCCTGAAGATGTTGGGAAGATTTGCCTTTGTGATTCTCTGAGGTGAGGGGCTTTGATGACCTGACCTGGCCATCAGAAGTGGACAGCTGTGGAACGTGCATTTTCCTTCCCCCTTGGGAATGAGAAAGCACAGCTCGATTCCCTGACCTGGGTGCGGTGGGGGTGAGGTTAGGGAGGGGTTCTGGTCCTGACAGGGCCAGCCAAATGCGGTGCTGGGGTCTCTCTGAATAGTGACCATTCCTGctggcttttctctttttccaaacCCTTCTCAGGCCTGTTTCCTTGGCTTCGAAGTTGCCATGAAGTTCCTTAATTGGATCGCCCCCAACTTTTGA
This DNA window, taken from Phyllostomus discolor isolate MPI-MPIP mPhyDis1 chromosome 7, mPhyDis1.pri.v3, whole genome shotgun sequence, encodes the following:
- the SLC25A20 gene encoding mitochondrial carnitine/acylcarnitine carrier protein isoform X1, which gives rise to MTDEAKPISPLKNLLAGGFGGVCLVFVGHPLDTVKVRLQTQPPSLPGQPPMYSGTFDCFRKTLVREGITGLYRGMAAPIIGVTPMFAVCFFGFGLGKKLQQKHPEDVLSYPQLFAAGMLSGVFTTGIMTPGERIKCLLQIQASSGETKYTGALDCAKKLYQEAGIRGIYKGTVLTLMRDVPASGMYFMTYEWLKNILTPEGKSVSELSVPRILVAGGIAGIFNWAVAIPPDVLKSRFQTAPPGKYPNGFRDVLRELIQKEGVTSLYKGFNAVMIRAFPANAACFLGFEVAMKFLNWIAPNF